The stretch of DNA ATGCATTCAGTTTTGACGATCATACGGCTAAAATGTTCCTACGGAAAAAGTGCGAGGAGGGTTTCGGTGTAGGGAGGGGCACAAATTCCCCTCTCCGTGATTATGCCGGTGATGAGGTCGGCGGGAGTGACATCGAACGCTGGCGTGTACGTTGCGGCGTCCTCAGGGGCGATACGCAGCGATCCGCACATGGTCAGCTCGTCGCCCTCGCGTTCCTCGATGGGAATATGGTCTCCGGTAGCGAGTGCGGGATCGATCGTCGAGAGCGGGGCCGTGATGTAAAACGGAATCCCGTGGTGGCGGGCGGCTACCGCGAGTCCGTACGTCCCGATTTTGTTCGCGGAATCCCCGTTCGCCGCGATGCGATCTGCGCCGGTGATGGCGACCTGCACGCGTCCCTGCCGCATGAGCATGGCCGCGGTGCTGTCGCTGATCAGCGTTGCCGGGATACCGGATTTTTCCAGCTCCCACATCGTGAGACGGGCACCCTGGAGCAGGGGACGCGTTTCGTCGGCATATACGTGAATGTCTTTTCCCGCTGTATGGGCCGCGAGGAGAACGCTGAAGGCCGTGCCCGTTCCGCCGGTGGCCAGGGCGCCGGTGTTGCAGTGCGTAATCACGCCTGCTCCGTGGGGAATGATCTCCATGCCATGCCTGCCCATCGCGGTACAGCGACGTGCGTCGTCGTCATGGATTGCCCGTGCCTCCGTTTCCAGTGCCGCACAGAGGGCGGCGGGATCGGGTGTTGATCGGATGATGGTGCGCATGCGATCCAGCGCCCAGAAGAGATTGACGGCAGTGGGACGCGTGGCAGCGAATTCCTCGCATATCTGTAGGAGTACGGTCTGCGCATCGGGCGGCGGCACCTGGCCTGCGAGCAGCTGTTCGCGCGCGGCGAGCGTGACGCCGTAGGCGGCGGCGATACCGATCAGGGGGGCACCACGTACGCGCAGACTGCGTATGGCTTCCAGCATGACGCGATAATCCGCCGTTTCGACGATGCGTTCTTCGCGCGGCAGCGCGGTCTGGTCGAGAAAGCGCAGCGACGCCGGGGTGAGTTCTATTACCGGGGGACGAGAAGGTTCCATAGCACGGTGTCCTCGTCTGTGGATGGTCAGAATGTGCTCATGACGCGAAACGCATTGAAGCGCTCGCTGATCTGTTCCTGCGTGAGCTCACGAATGCCCTCGATGGAAAATTCCTCGACGCAATGCGAGGCGAGGACGCTGCCATAAACGACCGCCTTGCGCATGTTGGCGACGCTGATGTCGTTGGTGCGGTCAAGCCAGCCGATGAATCCTCCCGCAAAGGTATCGCCCGCGCCCGTTGGATCCTTGATCGCTTCAAGCGGGAAGGCAGGGACAGTGAAGTAGTTGTCTTTTGACATCAGTACCGCGCCATGCTCGCCTTTTTTGATGACGACGACGGAGGGACCCATGCGGAGCATTTTCTTTCCGGCCTCGATGAGGTTGCTTTTCTTCGTGAGCATGCGGGCTTCTTCATCATTGAGTATCAGCACGTGCACACGCTTGATCACCTCTTTCAGCTCCTTGAGACTGATGTCGATCCACAGGTTCATCGTGTCGCAGACCACGAGCTTCGGTTCCTCGATCTGATCGAGCACTTCCATCTGAAGGGAAGGATGGATATTCCCAAGAAGGACGTACTCGCTCTGTTTCCAGGCATCCGGAATGACGGGGTGGAAATCCTCGAACACGCCGAGTTCGGTATACAGCGTGTCGCGGGTATTCATATCGTCATGATAGCGTCCCCCCCAGCTGAAGGTTTTTCCTTCCTCCACGCGTACGAGTCCGAGAAGATCGACATTGCGCGAGGTGAGATAATCGACATGCTTCTGCGGGAAATCATTGCCGACGATGCCCACGAAGCGCACCTGTTCGGTCAGATAGCTGGCCGCGATCGAACAGAAGGTGGCGGAACCGCCAAGGGCCTGTTCCATTTTTCCAAAAGGGGTTTCGAGGTAGTCGAGTGCGACGGATCCGACGATGAGGACGCTCATTATTCTGCTCCTGTTTCCACGATGGTTGTGGCGCTATCCGCGCCGGTTGACGGTAATCGAAAGCGATTTGGCTTCCTCGAGCACGCGCAGCATCTCATCATGAATGCGTCCGTTGCTTGCGAGGAAGGGCAATTCGTAAATGTCGTGTTTCTGGCCTTCGAAGCCAGACACACGTCCCCCGGCCTCCTCGACCAGCAGTTCTCCCGCCGCTTTGTCCCATGGCTGCAGCGAGACTTCCCAGAAGCCGTCGAGCCGTCC from bacterium encodes:
- the mtnA gene encoding S-methyl-5-thioribose-1-phosphate isomerase translates to MEPSRPPVIELTPASLRFLDQTALPREERIVETADYRVMLEAIRSLRVRGAPLIGIAAAYGVTLAAREQLLAGQVPPPDAQTVLLQICEEFAATRPTAVNLFWALDRMRTIIRSTPDPAALCAALETEARAIHDDDARRCTAMGRHGMEIIPHGAGVITHCNTGALATGGTGTAFSVLLAAHTAGKDIHVYADETRPLLQGARLTMWELEKSGIPATLISDSTAAMLMRQGRVQVAITGADRIAANGDSANKIGTYGLAVAARHHGIPFYITAPLSTIDPALATGDHIPIEEREGDELTMCGSLRIAPEDAATYTPAFDVTPADLITGIITERGICAPPYTETLLALFP
- a CDS encoding bifunctional hydroxymethylpyrimidine kinase/phosphomethylpyrimidine kinase, which translates into the protein MSVLIVGSVALDYLETPFGKMEQALGGSATFCSIAASYLTEQVRFVGIVGNDFPQKHVDYLTSRNVDLLGLVRVEEGKTFSWGGRYHDDMNTRDTLYTELGVFEDFHPVIPDAWKQSEYVLLGNIHPSLQMEVLDQIEEPKLVVCDTMNLWIDISLKELKEVIKRVHVLILNDEEARMLTKKSNLIEAGKKMLRMGPSVVVIKKGEHGAVLMSKDNYFTVPAFPLEAIKDPTGAGDTFAGGFIGWLDRTNDISVANMRKAVVYGSVLASHCVEEFSIEGIRELTQEQISERFNAFRVMSTF